In a single window of the Neodiprion virginianus isolate iyNeoVirg1 chromosome 1, iyNeoVirg1.1, whole genome shotgun sequence genome:
- the LOC124304517 gene encoding uncharacterized protein LOC124304517, with protein MASYREFIAPMLVLVFIGSTTADELWVERSGGVLGGFTNLCAKEDPKNVSVSCHGVRIVRKVVQQFLEKSAAVPNLELSEGVQLIETSAPMLSRRARNMKNSGVVEEIVNFLEGRELRVKLPSLLPDNLETALKESLPNANQGRKKGDGFGGGKGGGGGVMMMALMMGKMMGALGLGALGLLAMKALMVSGLALMLSLIVAAKKLAGGHDDGGGHHVIYAQESHGHGHRRSLDDTDFGDLPYRGYSIDYAVKNS; from the exons atggcaagtTACCGAGAATTTATCGCCCCGATGCTTGTCCTCGTCTTCATCGGGTCTACGACGGCCGATGAACTTTGGGTGGAGCGTTCGGGTGGAGTGTTAGGAGGTTTCACCAACTTGTGCGCAAAGGAGGATCCGAAAAACGTATCCGTGTCGTGCCACGGGGTTCGAATTGTGCGAAAAGTGGTTCAACAGTTCCTCGAAAAGTCAGCGGCGGTTCCAAATCTTGAGCTATCCGAGGGTGTTCAATTGATTGAGACCTCAGCTCCAATGTTATCTCGGAGGGCGAGAAACATGAAGAACTCTGGAGTAGTTGAGGAGATCGTCAACTTTTTGGAAGGACGTGAGCTGAGGGTGAAACTGCCAAGTCTTCTTCCGGACAATCTGGAAACGGCTCTGAAGGAGTCGCTACCAAACGCTAATCAAG GTCGGAAAAAAGGCGATGGCTTTGGCGGCGGTAAAGGAGGTGGCGGAGGCGTCATGATGATGGCACTGATGATGG GAAAGATGATGGGTGCCTTGGGGCTAGGAGCTTTGGGTCTATTGGCGATGAAGGCGTTAATGGTTTCCGGTCTTGCCTTGATGTTGTCCCTGATCGTGGCAGCGAAGAAGCTGGCCGGAGGTCATGACGACGGTGGCGGTCACCACGTGATCTACGCTCAGGAGAGCCATGGTCATGGCCACAGACGATCGCTGGACGATACCGATTTTGGCGATCTACCATACCGGGGATACTCGATCGATTACGCGGTTAAAAACTCCTAG